In a genomic window of Pangasianodon hypophthalmus isolate fPanHyp1 chromosome 19, fPanHyp1.pri, whole genome shotgun sequence:
- the LOC128321636 gene encoding uncharacterized protein LOC128321636, which translates to MTVYKESFLRKHRPKIIQKTRNPICLADRLFEKELISDEMYNKIHKTKTEEEQMREIYKCIKTTKHFDYMYDWLKENEPDVFEELEKSDTEAAAPQKKRYRGDTSQTGDETDNHTEFPDPLKTGFSFAKLETWVSEKSQELISELEIKLGEKGMKALKKELNDRELKSISCFSAKDIDDIRKNKELETFLSAKNNATFPKLTFSMFFKKDSSTSTGKKAESSSDYAYDLNSSGYGSYKSDQSLLDLTQNDDQIPDEDVFAECSHTGDTDFNENKDNKDVQGTHYDEMDGQPQPSNQPPNVSPKCPNEQITKNEPLLEDTHGSIDMQENEEANVQDNSECFPSKLLQKNFSASPTDNMPSKGSWDTKEKSEAEIIAKNKDTDMPAPEETQHTVQERDGSSMGFNTATSGAVKDQTGEPSCSNTEPALERNKRGRKKENKLKKKNEINELFRDWAVRQFKDSDLTNIVDQISIINRAEHSDYSCFTAENVMVYKNPDTCESQIIFITHQKISTATKTMVHYLMFVSDIKKAMLLGPGEPNEQDIEYDESFIRIKKCKRFIFQAFAPALAVFKTIQKEKLYSLIC; encoded by the exons ATGACAGTTTACAAGGAAAGTTTTCTGAGGAAACACAGGCCTAAAATTATACAAAAGACAAGAAATCCAATCTGTTTGGCTGATAGGCTGTTTGAAAAAGAACTTATATCTGatgaaatgtataataaaatccACAAAACGAAAACCGAAGAAGAACAAATGCGTGAAATTTACAAGTGTATCAAGACCACAAAGCACTTTGACTACATGTATGATTGGTTGAAGGAGAACGAGCCTGATGTGTTTGAAGAACTGG AAAAGAGCGACACTGAGGCTGCAGCACCACAGA aaaaaagATATAGAGGTGACACCAGTCAAACTGGGGATGAAACAGATAATCATACAGAATTTCCTG ATCCTCTCAAGACTGGATTCAGCTTCGCCAAACTGGAAACATGGGTCTCTGAAAAAAGCCAAGAGCTGATCAGTGAATTGGAGATAAAGCTTGGAGAAAAAGGCATGAAGGCTTTGAAAAAAGAACTAAATGACAGAGAACTGAAAAGTATCTCGTGTTTCAGTGCTAAGGATATTGACGATATCAGGAAAAATAAGGAACTTGAAACGTTTCTCAGTGcaaaaaataatgcaacatTTCCTAAACTGACATTTAGCATGTTTTTTAAGAAGGACAGTTCTACGtcaacaggaaaaaaagctgaaagcTCCTCCGATTATGCATATGATTTAAACAGCAGTGGATATGGATCTTATAAAAGTGACCAGTCTCTTCTGGATTTGACACAAAATGATGATCAAATACCAGATGAAGATGTCTTCGCTGAGTGCAGTCACACCGGAGACACAGACTTTAATGAGAACAAAGACAACAAGGACGTGCAGGGAACACACTATGATGAGATGGATGGGCAACCTCAACCTTCAAACCAACCTCCGAATGTATCTCCAAAATGCCCAAATGAGCAAATCACCAAAAATGAACCTCTGCTAGAAGACACACATGGAAGCATAGACATGCAGGAGAATGAGGAAGCAAATGTGCAGGATAACTCTGAGTGTTTTCCTTCAAAGCTGCTGCAGAAAAACTTTTCAGCTTCACCAACTGATAATATGCCAAGCAAAGGCTCATGGGATACAAAGGAGAAGAGTGAAGCTGAGATCATAGCAAAAAATAAGGACACAGACATGCCAGCTCCAGAGGAAACACAGCACACTGTTCAGGAGAGAGATGGCAGCAGTATGGGGTTCAACACAGCCACATCTGGAGCAGTGAAAGATCAGACAGGAGAACCTTCATGCAGCAATACTGAACCTGCTTTAGAAAGAAACAAGAggggaaggaagaaggaaaataaGCTCAAGAAGAAAAATGAGATAAACGAACTGTTTCGTGACTGGGCAGTGAGACAATTTAAAGACAGTGATTTAACGAACATAGTTGACCAGATCTCAATTATAAACAGGGCAGAACACAGCGATTATTCATGCTTTACTGCTGAAAATGTCATGGTGTACAAGAACCCAGACACATGTGAAAGCCAAATCATCTTTATCACTCATCAAAAAATCTCCACCGCCACTAAAACCATGGTTCATTATCTCATGTTTGTGAGTGACATTAAGAAAGCAATGCTCTTGGGTCCCGGAGAACCGAATGAACAGGACATTGAATATGATGAGAGTTTCATACGTATAAAGAAGtgtaaaaggtttatttttcaaGCATTCGCTCCTGCTCTTGCAGTGTTCAAAACGATTCAGAAAGAAAAGCTGTACTCTCTCATCTGCTGA
- the LOC128321675 gene encoding putative nuclease HARBI1, producing MVSDSICFITNIEAKWPGSVHDSRIFRESFVTLFECGKRKLKCQTHNVKYTYAGPNGTSSFHYMGDYDGILLGDRGYPCRQYFMTPFPEPNPSPQIHYNAALVRTRARIEMTFRQLKGRFRCLKSLRVARDRACNITVACSVLHNIATIRKERTPVVEVQPDDDDVDPASARAAWGRNAEHHF from the coding sequence ATGGTGTCTGACTCAATATGCTTTATAACAAACATAGAGGCAAAATGGCCTGGATCTGTGCATGACTCAAGAATCTTCAGAGAGTCATTTGTCACATTATTTGAATGTGGTAAGAGAAAATTGAAGTGTCAAACTCACAATGTTAAATACACTTATGCTGGGCCTAATGGAACTTCATCGTTCCATTACATGGGTGATTATGACGGGATCCTGCTTGGAGACAGGGGCTATCCCTGCAGACAGTACTTCATGACTCCATTCCCTGAGCCAAACCCCAGTCCACAAATCCATTACAATGCAGCTCTAGTCAGGACAAGGGCACGCATTGAAATGACCTTCAGGCAACTGAAGGGAAGATTTCGGTGTCTGAAAAGTCTGAGGGTTGCACGTGACAGGGCCTGCAACATTACTGTTGCATGCTCTGTACTACACAACATTGCCACCATCAGAAAAGAGAGGACCCCTGTGGTGGAGGTTCAgcctgatgatgatgacgtgGATCCAGCTAGTGCAAGAGCTGCATGGGGTAGAAATGCAGAACACCATTTTTGA
- the LOC113547659 gene encoding G-protein coupled receptor family C group 6 member A, with the protein MLFSLTVPELSDSIGVRQCQSFFCICNMASSFCLYMLGVTLISGRLVLCDVTPSLFEAYLPGDIVLGILSSIHSTFTVFNASNRPYTPCEDFNSISFVQSLAIIQTIETINNSSFLPGIQLGYLMCDPCVCASKALHCVEHMLAVNGSLPVLIDYSNFSSPVKAFLGERYSELSIPVAKLLSLYMIPQISCTASAPILSDKLRYPSFFRVIPSDIYQTQALAKLMRHFSWDWVGVVTLDDDYGNAALENFLLAAEKVNVCVEFQEVLPTIDISEQSIKKVGDRIRSSSAQVVLLILRVQLVEMLFKEMIKTNTSRTWIASDAWSMAGSLMTMEDINKVGDILGFTFVTGEIPGFKDYLQNLKPSPGAWNNFIREYKQKSFGCIPGQNSENTHESACKTNPQEMNYVSLLNSVDLTATYNQRVAVYAIAHAIKKILECNNTACPGDVNFPLEKVKSCLGMSFYNEILSDMKSRKFLISKKDVEVYEHKILWSINTVPWSRCSETCLPGTEKKSVLNIPCCYKCINCSEGYFSNTTDQDTCQKCPNGSSSLPGSSECQEWKVGYLKWSDAYSIAVMIGTGVGILLLIFSFIFFILHRDNPIIKDTLIYSCIMKFGLIVSFGGVVMFLGRPYLHHCMAQQAMYGLGFTLCVSCILMKAFRTFISYVAHDPHTQHKLLMINKPIVIIGIFTAIQGLICIFWFVLDCPAVEKVELKSQLTMNHLCTQGASRICFWVMHAYIAVLATVCFLLAFKGRDDETDPIVFSMLIHLFAWLCFIPVFLTQYEQRPITQISAIMVSNYGVIFCHFTPKWFKIISEKVEYNNALKVMDSQSTETVSQSAIGSVSSWVSEDSLPLPSPMSSTLSDTADVEIPGEDNQRNIGSSEDSITTPSTTSSEQLTVADDEMLDLGNVGNTDSSEDSIPRTLSTLSSTQDNDMSSWDNELSICGSEHTITISSTSSDQLSIADDKMSDLDNVPNTDSSEDPIPTSSTISTLSSTRDIDMSCWDNRLNRDTSEDTTITTITNTAQFTTADTEMPNWYHRQNTVSIRRRRTRSF; encoded by the exons ATGCTTTTCAGTTTGACGGTACCAGAGTTATCCGACAGCATTGGTGTCAGACAATGTCAgtcctttttttgtatttgcaaCATGGCTTCTTCGTTCTGTCTCTACATGCTAGGAGTAACTCTGATTTCTGGGAGGTTGGTACTCTGCGATGTTACACCGTCACTTTTTGAAGCTTATTTACCTGGAGATATTGTCCTCGGGATTCTGAGCTCAATTCACTCTacgtttacagtgtttaatgcCTCAAATCGTCCGTACACACCATGTGAAGA ctttaattcaatatCTTTTGTACAATCTTTGGCAATAATCCAAACCATTGAAACTATCAATAACTCAAGCTTTCTGCCTGGAATTCAGCTTGGATATCTGATGTGtgatccatgtgtgtgtgcgtcgaAAGCCTTGCATTGTGTGGAGCACATGCTTGCAGTTAATGggtcacttcctgttctcattgACTACTCAAATTTCAGTTCACCTGTCAAGGCATTTTTGGGAGAAAGATACTCTGAATTATCCATTCCTGTTGCCAAACTGCTTAGTCTCTACATGATTCCTCAG ATCAGTTGCACAGCTTCAGCACCCATTCTAAGTGACAAGCTGCGTTACCCATCATTCTTTCGAGTCATTCCAAGTGATATATATCAGACACAGGCACTGGCAAAGCTCATGAGGCATTTTTCCTGGGACTGGGTTGGGGTGGTGACCCTGGATGATGACTACGGCAATGCAGCACTCGAGAATTTTCTACTGGCTGCAGagaaagtaaatgtgtgtgtggagttccAAGAAGTGTTACCAACCATTGATATATCTGAGCAGAGCATTAAGAAGGTGGGTGATCGCATTCGATCCTCTAGTGCCCAGGTTGTGTTGCTCATTTTAAGAGTTCAACTGGTGGAGATGCTCTTTAAAGAGATGATTAAGACGAACACTAGTCGTACCTGGATAGCCAGTGATGCCTGGTCTATGGCAGGCTCCTTAATGACGATGGAAGACATAAACAAAGTAGGAGACATCTTAGGTTTTACATTTGTCACTGGTGAGATTCCAGGTTTTAAAGACTATCTCCAGAACCTGAAGCCAAGCCCAGGAGCATGGAATAACTTCATCAGGGAGTACAAACAAAAGAGTTTCGGCTGCATTCCCGGTCAAAATTCTGAGAACACACATGAATCTGCTTGCAAGACTAACCCCCAGGAGATGAATTATGTCTCCCTGCTCAATTCTGTGGACCTCACAGCTACATATAATCAGAGAGTTGCAGTCTACGCCATAGCTCATGCTATCAAAAAAATTCTTGAATGCAACAACACTGCCTGTCCTGGAGATGTCAACTTTCCACTAGAGAAGGTAAAATCATGCCTGGGGATGAGCTTTTACAATGAAATACTGAGTGATATGA AATCCAGAAAATTCCTCATAAGCAAGAAAGATGTGGAAGTCTATGAGCACAAAATCCTGTGGTCCATCAACACG GTGCCCTGGTCTAGGTGTTCAGAGACTTGTCTCCCTGGCACAGAGAAGAAGAGTGTGTTAAATATTCCATGTTGCTATAAGTGCATTAATTGTAGTGAAGGATACTTTTCTAACACAACAG ATCAAGACACTTGTCAAAAATGTCCAAATGGTTCTTCTTCTCTTCCGGGTTCATCAGAATGTCAGGAGTGGAAGGTTGGGTATTTGAAGTGGTCTGACGCATATTCCATCGCGGTGATGATTGGTACAGGAGTCGGCATACTGCTGCTGATcttctcattcatctttttcattttacacaGAGACAATCCCATCATCAAAGACACTTTAATATATTCTTGTATTATGAAATTCGGTCTTATTGTGAGTTTTGGAGGTGTCGTCATGTTTTTAGGCAGGCCATATCTGCATCATTGCATGGCACAACAGGCCATGTATGGTCTTGGATTTACgctgtgtgtgtcctgcattCTGATGAAGGCTTTTCGCACCTTCATATCCTATGTGGCCCatgatccacacacacagcacaagttGCTTATGATTAATAAGCCGATTGTCATCATAGGCATCTTTACTGCTATTCAGGGTCTCATTTGCATCTTCTGGTTTGTATTAGATTGCCCAGCTGTTGAGAAGGTTGAATTAAAATCTCAACTTACCATGAACCATCTGTGCACCCAAGGTGCATCCAGGATCTGCTTTTGGGTGATGCATGCATACATCGCAGTTCTAGCCACGGTGTGTTTCCTGTTGGCCTTCAAAGGCAGAGATGATGAGACAGACCCTATTGTCTTCAGCATGCTCATCCATCTGTTTGCTTGGCTTTGCTTTATTCCGGTCTTTCTCACGCAGTATGAACAGCGACCCATTACCCAGATCTCAGCCATCATGGTCTCCAATTATGGAGTCATCTTCTGTCACTTCACCCCAAAGTGGTTTAAGATTATCTCAGAAAAAGTTGAATACAACAATGCATTGAAAGTCATGGACAGCCAGTCAACAGAAACAGTTTCACAGTCAGCAATAGGTTCTGTTTCCTCATGGGTTTCAGAGGATTCTTTACCATTACCAAGCCCCATGTCTTCAACACTATCAGACACTGCAGATGTTGAAATACCCGGTGAGGATAATCAACGAAATATAGGTAGCTCAGAGGACTCAATAACGACACCAAGCACAACGTCATCAGAACAGCTGACTGTCGCAGACGATGAAATGTTGGATTTGGGTAATGTAGGGAATACAGATAGCTCAGAGGACTCAATACCAAGAACATTATCAACACTTTCAAGCACTCAAGACAATGACATGTCCTCTTGGGATAATGAACTGAGTATATGTGGCTCAGAGcacacaataacaatatcaaGCACATCATCAGACCAGCTCTCTATTGCGGACGATAAAATGTCAGATTTGGATAATGTACCGAATACAGATAGCTCAGAGGACCCAATACCAACATCAAGCACAATATCAACACTATCAAGCACTAGAGACATTGACATGTCCTGTTGGGATAATAGACTAAATAGAGACACCTCAGAGGACACTACAAttacaacaataacaaatacaGCACAGTTCACTACTGCAGACACTGAAATGCCAAACTGGTATCACAGACAGAATACTGTTTCCATTAGACGTCGGAGAACGAGGAGTTTCTAA